Within Rissa tridactyla isolate bRisTri1 chromosome 4, bRisTri1.patW.cur.20221130, whole genome shotgun sequence, the genomic segment CAGGAAACCTTCCTGCATTGTCAAAGACGCCTTTATTCGATAGCTCAGAGCAGTTATGTTGGGTATTAGGTAGGTTTCTCACTTCTGCATCCAAATCACTTTCTGAATTTCTTATCTGTAAAAGGGCAGTAAGAGCACTGTCCAATTTTCCTGACAGATAGGGAGTTAAGTACTTAAAAAATGGTGGTTGTGCAGGTAACAAAACCAAATAGATAATCTTTGCTTTTTCAATATCTGTTTGTATAACTGGAGGTGAGACCAAGAATTTTGTTGTATAATTTTATACCTTGTACCTTACTGACCTTATGGATTTTAGGcttcaacaaaaaaagaaaaattgcattatTTCATTTGTACTAGCACCTAGAGGGCTGTGGCCTAATATGTTAGATACTGTGTTAGTATACAACAAAACCAATGTATGCTGTAAAGAGTTGATATTCCAATATGTAAACTCGGTAAAATTAGGTGAATGCAGGAAGCAGACGGAAAATTACAATTTGGTAGCAAGATTAATGtgacctaaataaaaaaaaaaaatcctaaatatgttttgctttttaaagtaattatctccatttttaaatagcattttcaagCAGTTGTCACAAACACAGGGATGTTACAATTGGCTATCTCAAAATATTACAAATGTTCCCATTCATTTCAGGAAGGGCAGGATTTTACTAATGTTTTAAGCAAAATGCATACAGATGTATTTATGTTCTGTTAAAACCGAATTTTGATTGGAATATGAAGTTTTCTGTGACATCATAGTATAAAATAGATTGTGCATATTGTCTCATTCTTTAATACgtgtatatttttaaaggatgttcTATATGTTAATAGGTGAGATATTCACCCTGGCAGGGCTTGTACTTGAAAGGATTAAGAGAGCTGTCAGTTAAACACACACAATCTGATGTTTCTAAAATAGGTATTTAGAAAAgggtatttttatttatcttagaGGGAGACAAACATATAACATATTAATCTAGCaaatcaaagatttattttccaaaatgcatcATAATTTGTATGTTGTTTGTATGACTAAGTACAACACTTCTGGACAAGGTGGGATTGGATGGGTGTGGAGGAGGAGATcattctttatcttttctttgaCTAGACAGATAATTTTTTCAGAAAACCAGAGCTGTTAGTGGTGAACCAAATGAACTTTCGTGATGTTGATTGAGAAAAGCAGTAGTTTCTTattgagaaaatatttcttgttgcatacagaacatttcttttcctcattttgtgGCTGAATTaaaccattattttattttactacacCAATCCTTTAGAGTAATCCTAGCCATATTACAGTAACGTAGAATTTCCTATGTTGCATGTGTAGGTGTGCTACAGTGCTGCCCTAAAATTAAGTATACTAGTTACTTCTGCAATCACATGTATGCTTATAAGAGTGTATTTTCATACCTTCTTATGTTCATAGGTTCTTCTCTCTAATTTACATAAACACTTATGCCTAACTTGGTCAGAACTGTGCACATTGATCATGAAACCAAGCAGGATCTGGCAAATCACACTTGTCAAAACCTCCCAAAGAAGCTCTTAGTATGTCTTAAAGCATTAGAGTCAGGTATATGTTTTCCATAGTATGTGGCACAAAGCCATAATCATGAAAGCTGTGCCATGCAAGAAAAGATTTGCAGTTTTATTGAGTTTATGTGGGTGACTCTGTTTTTATACAACTTCACATTTTTTgagtgttaattaaaaaaataataataaaacaactaaaagaaacaaaccaaaccaaacaaacaatatcctcaaatatatatatttaacaaaaCCATGAACATTCCTTATATTTAGCAATTAGTTAATACATTTTGTTTCTAGATCCCAAATAACAAACCAAATTTGAgcagtttccttctttttctgataGAAAAACTAGAAAAGGGCACCTCAAAATCACCAAATATTTTTAACTAGATTTTAAAATGACTATGGGGTGTCCTGACTTAAAAATGAGTGTGTCTACACACAATTATGTATATAAGTATATACACATATTGAGATGTTTATGTTTTTATAGGATTATTTAGAATATTGGTGggctaaattttttttcagtcccatACTTACGTGTTACCTTTAGAATAAGTAAGCatctaataattttttatttactcCATGgaacattttttgttttgatgtcaGCGAGTGTGGGTGAAAttctaaataaatctgaaaatctatatatgctgtaaaaaaaaattcattgcaaaATACAATATGGTGTGTTACAATTTTTAATGTACATATTGTGTAAGTGGAAAATATGTTTCTCAACTTTATAGTACGCTGGAttttcaaagattttattttgatGCTCTCAGAACAACTGGAAATATCTAAAATGGGTAAGACTAGAAAAAGCTTATTTATAGGGCATGCATTTTTATTCATAATTATCTTGACTTTATAATGAGGTAGTAAAATGAGAATGTTGCtaataaaaatttaattgtattttgtattgaCTTATTGCTGAGATTTTAGATAGCATTTTGGTGAAAGGATTGACAAATTGAACAGTGTTACCCCTACATTTATGCTTCACAAAAGCTGGATGAATGGATATCAGTAGGCTGCTAAAAATGTATTATTGTAAGATAAAACATCATATTAATTTAATATCATGAAACAGATGCTACATTAAAACTTTGAGACATGTTTGTAAAATGTATACGAAAacaaaagctacaaaaaatatgtataaatactgaatttttatCTTGGGTGTGATTCTTCACTCATAGCAATAATTCAATGaggaataaatttttttacattaatgaGGTCGTATCAGTTTAAAACTTGTTTAAACAGGAGGAAAGGTAGGATTTAATGGCAAATACCCTTCATTTGAAGACATTTTGATAAACTTTTTAAGATGTACAAATGccatattttattctttcagaatCCTTGGCATTTAGATACTCTCTCCTACACTTCATTTCCATAGGCTGAATAATAATACAGTGCAGCACATAATGAATTTCTGTATACTGATGTGGATGACAGGTTGAACAATCAAGATCATGTCCTGTTCAAGACCAACTATTTTATCTGTCCATGCTGTACCCTATTTGCTTTAGCCAAgtgggcttttaaaattattgttactTATAGATGTtttaagggaaggtaaagaattGCAGACACACGTCGAAGAAGTTGGTTTGCTACATTAGCCTGGAAAGAAAGGAATCAGATGAAAACACTCACTTTGATGCAGTCTAAGACAATATTTCCATACGAGCATAATACCTGCATTTGCTTAATCTTTTGGTCTGAAATGCGCTACGCTGAACGTGGTATATTCTGTGGGAGAATGATAAACGTGATTTCCTGTTATTTTACCTTTAATTCTTTGTATTGTACATTTGAAACAGATGCAGAGCATTAAAAATCGTGAtgagctgtatttctttttaatattttttttaactttttattttaaagtcatggTAACTAACTTGcttcattcttttccttccttttatagGGTAGCAAAATATTATAGTGTTTATGCACAAAGCAGaagtattatttatatatattttttttaattacaggtaAAGATTATAGTTCCCAACAGCACAGCAGGTCTGATAATAGGGAAGGGAGGTGCTACAGTGAAGGCTATAATGGAGCAGTCAGGGGCTTGGGTGCAGCTTTCCCAGAAACCTGATGGGATCAACTTGCAAGAGAGGGTTGTCACTGTGAGTGGAGAACCTGAACAAAACCGAAAAGCTGTTGAACTTATCATCCAGAAGATACAAGAGGATCCACAGAGTGGCAGCTGTCTCAATATCAGTTATGCCAATGTCACAGGTCCAGTGGCCAATTCCAATCCAACCGGATCTCCTTATGCAAACACTGCTGAAGTGTTACcaactgctgcagctgctgcagggctaTTAGGACATGCTAACCTTGCTGGAGTGGCAGCCTTTCCAGCAGTTTTATCTGGCTTTACAGGCAATGACCTGGTGGCCATCACCTCTGCACTTAATACATTAGCCAGCTATGGATATAATCTCAATACATTAGGTTTAGGCCTAAGTCAGGCAGCAGCTACAGGGGCtttggctgcagcagctgccagtgccaacccagcagcagcagcagccaattTGTTGGCCACCTATGCGAGTGAAGCCTCAGCCAGTGGCAGCACTGCTGGTGGTACGGCGGGGACATTTGCATTAGGTAGCCtggctgctgctactgctgcaacCAATGGATATTTTGGAGCTGCTTCTCCCCTAGCTGCCAGTGCCATCCTAGGAACAGAAAAATCCACAGATGGATCAAAGGATGTAGTTGAAATAGCGGTGCCAGAAAACTTAGTTGGTGCAATActtggaaaaggagggaaaacattAGTTGAATACCAGGAGTTGACTGGTGCAAGGATACAGATCTCTAAAAAGGGAGAATTCGTACCTGGCACAAGAAATCGCAAGGTAACCATTACTGGAACACCAGCTGCAACCCAGGCCGCACAGTATTTAATTACACAACGGATCACATATGAGCAAGGAGTTCGGGCTGCCAATCCACAGAAAGTGGGTTGAGAGCCTCTGTTAAACATGAGATTGTTTTAACCCCTCCTTACCCTATTTTCAAGAAGGATGTACTGTACTTTGCAGAAGTGAAGTTTTTCTGTTATTAATATATAATTATGCAAATGAATGCGACTATGTTGACAATGTGTATATGTAAATATAATGTGTTTTACCAGATGTTTCATAGAGAGAATTTTTTCTTGATCTGTTTTGTTCTCTATACTTTGCTTGTGTATATTTGTCAGAGGTGTTTCTAGTGTAAGATTTAAGCCTGCCATTTTACCAGCATTATTGTAGTTTAATGATTGAATGTAGACAGGGATATGCGTATAGTTTTCAGTATTAGTTCTAGATAACACTAAATTAACTACTGTTAGGTTGGGTATGGTGGGGTCAGTGACCTAAAATGGAGTGAGGCCAAAGCACTGTCATGTCAGTCTTACTTCCTGCTTAGGGCACAGTGAAGTAGgaaacaatattttgaaaataagttttaaaatttaaaatgatcAAAAAGCAATATAGTTGCATAAAagcactgtaaaatatttaaaaaggttAAAACTGTGGAAAATTATATTGGTAAGTTTACAGATCAATAAAAGCACCTGTTCTCCATCTGAACTAGACAATGGAAATAATGCTGCATGCTGGCCATGGCCCATTCTTCACCATTTGTAAGTTCAACAAAAGTTCTCACATGGAGTCCCACCTCTAACTGAGGTTTGtacatttgtttttaagcacTGAAATCACTACTGATCCCATCGCCTGGCCAGTAGAACAGTCATTACTCCATTAACATTCTCACTGTTTAGACACATAACTGTGGTACAGTGTATTGGAAATTTTATATACAAAAAGTGAAAGTGCCAACAAATTATTGATAGCTGATAATGTTTCATTATCTGCAACTGCTTGATAAGTATGTTGCATTTTAAGAGCTTATAATTGTGTATAATTTGTTAACACTAGAAACCTATTAGTATTGTGAATGTAGATTTTACTGTGAAGCTATCTGTGATTTAGCTGTTTGCTCCCATGAAGGAGTCTTTGCAGCATGGCGCTAGCAGCCAATGCAGTTTCTAATACTCAGTAATTTGCATGTTTTGTGGAGCATTTTTATGTCACCAACCAGACAGTATTTCctgcatgcttatttagaagagGCAGTTTACCTTGAGAGGTAGTGGTCTACCTTTGCCAGGCTTTTTGACAGGTCATTTCAGAGTAAGCCTTTGTTCCCAAGACCCAACAACTGTCACCCTCTTCTGTACCTCTCCTGAGTGCCAACTGCCCAGGCCATTGACCCACCATCTGTTAACCTCTGAGTTTGCCCGCTCAAGGCCACTCATAGGGGCATCCATAACCAAGCACCTCCTCATGCTGTGCATGCAGTCTTAAATTCAatggacaaaaataaaatgctggctACCTCTGGATCATCTGGCTGAGCAACTGAATTTCAAAAGAGAATTACTTCCATCTCAACTTCAACCCATTGATTACGTCCATCCTAGCAAGCTAAATGGCATCCCAGCTGCTCCTTTCTGTGCAACCAATTAAAGAACAATGAGTGTGATGCTCCATGTCTGAATTTCGTCCAGCCTCTCTCTGAACTGTGATCTTTGTCCTCATGAACTTTCCCTTTTGTTCATTGAACTATATGGACTCTTCATTTCATATTGATTTACTGTGCAATTTACTTTTGGACATTGAGAACTTGAAATAATTCCCTGATCCCTTCCCCCTTCACTATTAATAACTCATTTCTGTCAAACTGTAAGAGTAGActcattttttttagtttttaacatTGGATTGTTATTTCATTTAGAGTTCTCTatctctaaatatttaatttagagaATGATTAAAAAGGGAATGATATGcttgtttaaaatgaaagagaaaagctgtagTAAACTGTGTTACTTGGTAATGACTATTTATCGTCGATACTCTGTAGCTGTGTAAGTTTTGACAAATAGTGTATCTCGTGAAATCAGTGGTTAGCATTGCCGCTATTATATTTACTCATTTTATCATTATAAATGTGCTTAGTTCATCATGTAGCATCACTTGTCTCCCGTCTCATTTTTTCCTTGCATGTCACAAGTCTCAGACCATTTATAATACATTAACAGTGAATAATATCTATGTAAATTTCTTTCACCATGCTGTCTCAGAGTCAGCAGTGAACAAAGGCAAAGATTGGGACCCCAACTTAGGTcgaaaaggggagggaggggggaagaaaatgaTCTAGGATGTGTATTAGAAGCATTTCAAATGTTGggtcttttaaaatgttttgttcagtCTTAGCAGACTTTTCagccttttatttcaaaattccaCTAGTCCACTGTGGAGCCCATACATTTCATCTGGAATTTAATGTTAATTTGAAGCCAGCCCTTTTaaacaaatttctgtattttattagctcctgatgctgaaaaaaatgcacacagcTTGACTTTAAATGTAAATGGGAGTTCTGGATCTTTTGCTACTTGGCGTGGTTATATATGACGGTTAAAATCTGAGAGCTAAATTGAAATTACTTACCTCTTAATTGTGGCAACAGTGAAAGGGTTTGTATACCTTATTTGTAAGCCAGCTTCATGCTGTTTAAAAATTTATCTTCAGAAATTCATAGAACGTGTAGAAATGATTTGTAATGTGATGCTTTAATTCATTGCACGAGAATTAGTATGTGGCTTCAAACTTCCACAGGTAGGCGTACAACAATGGCTATTCAACTATGCTGGTTGAGAATGGAGAAAACCGATGATACAAGGGCCAAACGTATCTTATGAAACGCAACTATTTATAGACTTGTTTTGCTATAGGGAGGCTGGTGAACATGCTGAATAAGAATTACCTCAGTTCTGCAGCTTTCTATGTCTTTTTAATGCATTCTGTTTCAGGGTCACTTTCAATCAATATTTCATTTACTTACTGAGATTGAATGGGCGCTCTGAGACACAGTGTGCTGTTTATCATACAGATTGGACACCTCATTCCCGACCCGAGATCTTTCCCGCAACGCTGGGAGCTGTCCTTTCAGCACCACAAAATTGCCGCTTGAAGTTGCATTGccgtttttttcctttttcaccagGAGCTTTTCTTTCAGCACCACAACATTGCACTTAGACTTTTTAAACGGCTGCCTTCCTCTTTGCTCTGAAGACCAATTTCGTCTGCACTTCCAGTTATTGCTATTACCTGTAGGACTTTCAATCCTATTTCACCCTCGCCACCCTTCCCCCAAACAGTTTTAAGGTATCTATTTCTGTGGAAGTCATTTTTCTCATTGAATGATCAGAAACAAAGATAAATTCTAACCTTTAACGGCTCATTCCGACTCATTGCTTACAGTAGATCTAAGCTCTTTTTTCTGCTTATTCGACTCCTTCCAGCTTCCCATCACATCTgtaacaaacttttaaaatgatATTGCCACACCACCATGCACAAGCCTACCTGCACAGTAGAGATAGATTATTCCATCACATTCAGATGGTTAACAGAGGTTAGCACAtcctgtatttatatatatatttatatcgcTTTCTAAGAAAGTGCATATTAATGTTTACTTTAAAGAATGTGTAAATGGTGCTATCAAGAAATCTGATCAATTTTATCCCAGTCTTTTTGTGTACCACTTCGAATGtatgagatttatttttctattggaaaaaaaaataaacagtctgAAAGCATTACAATTGGTAGATTTTAGTAATTTTAAAGTGAATTGAATCCCTATGTCATAGTATCATTAAAAATTTAATGATGGGTCATGCAAATTACAACATGCTTATTGATAATACTCACACATTTCTGTCTGGACACTCTTCAGTCCATCTGCTGACTCCTAAATGTCTATTTCACTTGAGACGAGATGTCTACGTACTccaaattttaaatgttttggtgTGGATAAGGAAAAAAGGGTTGATTGAGTGCTACTGTTTACCACAGATTCACAAACTGAGACTGGTTTATTCTATAAGTGATAGAGGTTCAAATGGTATCTCTTAAATGCAAGGCAAACATGGCTTAGCATGTCACTATCTGGTGCAATGCAGTCCCTGTACATATAATATGCTGCATCTTTActaaaaatgcttgaaaaatctTTAGTGCACAAGAGAACAATATACTCTACAATAGTTATATAAATATGTTGCTTCTAGAAgttgcttctttgtttttttccttaagcatttAACAGTATATAATTGTTACCTTCTGTTATACGTTGATGGCTTTTGTTCAAAGGGTAAGTACTGTGCTGCTTTAACTGGTTCTTAGCAGACAATTTTACACACAGCACATTCTGCTCTAGCTGTATTCATATCTTTTCATCTTAAAATTGTACTTAAATATTGTAGGCTAATTCACttagaatttattattatttttaaatgactatTTTTTCTATGCAGAATAATATGATAAACTATATTATATAAGCAGAAAGATATGCCAAGGGGTTTACATTACATATGAACATACATACTCCTATTTGTAATTGAAAATTTCTCTTTTGTGGTTGAATTAAAACGTAGtataatttcagttttataatGCAAATATTGTTTAAACTGAAAGCATTTGGTATTTtgcttacagtatttttttaggaataatttaaaatgtgtagctttaaagaaaaaaagttttatggaATTATAGCGGGTGAGCAGCAGTTTCCACATTGTTAGGGCACAGAAGTTAGAGTTCCGATTGCCACATTAATCAGAAAGAATCGATACTACGAAATCCATTTCATTTAATCTCATTATTGAATAAACAGCTCTGTAGTATTGCCTATTTGTACTTGTTTCTctaataaaaatgcaactgtaGCTCTCAACAcaaattagttttaattatttaaatgatATGAATTTGTCAAACGTAAATAATCTAACAcctgttttgccttttcattttatgaaaaaatgtttcGTGAAAACTAATAGAGGATGATAGTGGGAAATAATAAAGGTAGGTCTATGTATTTATTACCATTTATTAACTAAAGAAAATGCAAGTGTGAGTTGATTACTATCTAGCAGGGTGAAGAAACAGTCCATTTCATTGCTATGCCAGGACAtagcagaaaacagcaaaacagagagGTACCTCACATACACTGGGTCAATGCAACTCACTTGTCCTATGCTCATCTCTGAGAATTGGTGACAGTGATTTACACTATAGCAATTAATCATCTGAATACAATGATAACATTACAAAGCAATGAGTGGTGTAGCTTTTGAGACACTTAATCAAGACACCAAAAGCTGCCATGACAGTCACCAATATACGTGAAACAAACCTTCTCAGgcaaaggaaaagacaaatctGAGTTTCCCTGCTTTGTATTTGGTTTAGTAACTTATTTTCAGGAGATCTGCCTGACCATATGTGAAGAGTACCCTGAGTGTCAGAAGGGTATAGCGTGGTATAAAAGCCAATTGGTAACAAACTCTGAAAATGGATATTTGTTTGTTTACTCCACAGAATAGTATAATCatatttgttgtttctgtttcgtgctacattttgtttaaaagatttGCTATTTATAATACTGGCTATCTTAACATACTGCCCTGAATTCATTTATCATTTGGTTGAGGAGGGAAATTAAATGTGTAATCCAGATGTGGTTGGTGGTGGTGGCCTCATGTGGCACTTCAAGCAGTAATAATTTGTATGACTTTCTGTATATTAAACTACACTTTAATATTGGTTCTGTTTGTGGTGTATTAACTATTATCCTTTCTTGGTAAAGGAAATGTGCTAAGCAGATAGTTACTGTTCTAAATCAACAAGGCCATTTTAGAGTCACACGAAGCTGTTGAAACCTACCACTCAGTAGTTTGTCTGCCAGATTAATCATCTTTATTGTCCCTTCTGGAGGTGTCTCTCTTCCTTCGTGCAAAATATTTCCAGCAGGCAGGCTTATCGTGAGAACTTATGGCACTCCAAGGATACGATTATATGACCATCACAGTTAATATTGTGCCCTACATATCAATAATATAGCCCAGGGTTTCACAGCCgtcttttttcaaaaaatgtaaattacagaaaatgttttctaaggcattttattgtatttcagaGTACATTTTCTCTCAAAATGCTCTTATGATTATTTTGTATTAGCTGTACTCCCTTCTCAGAGCAGTTAATTTAAAACACTTGTACTCAAATTTTTGCATATTGGCCTCTTTTATAGACCCTATTTTTTGCAACATTTAATTATTGTTAAATAATCAGTAAATATATTACAGGAAAGGTACTGTTGGACTACTGATATGGTTTTGATGTCATTGAAATTCAACTAAAAGTCAGTAGTTAGAATAAAATTATGTTTCTGGTGTTGCAAAGAATACAGTATGCGACTACTCAACAAAAATGTGGATTTGATTtagttattgttatttttataacaattttaataattttataacTTGAAACTACATAAATATAAACTACaatgtcatttaaaagaaaaaaaaaacatatgcaAGAAAGCCATATGTTTTCAAAACTCCCACTATAAATTGGAGGACACCTTCCTGTTGTGGTACTTTTGATGTTGAAGAAAGGGCTAGTAACTGCCTTTAAGCCTCCAGA encodes:
- the NOVA1 gene encoding RNA-binding protein Nova-1 isoform X2 encodes the protein MPQNVAKTEPVSILQPQTTVNPDRIKQTLPSSPTTTKSSPSDPMTTSRANQVKIIVPNSTAGLIIGKGGATVKAIMEQSGAWVQLSQKPDGINLQERVVTVSGEPEQNRKAVELIIQKIQEDPQSGSCLNISYANVTGPVANSNPTGSPYANTAEVLPTAAAAAGLLGHANLAGVAAFPAVLSGFTGNDLVAITSALNTLASYGYNLNTLGLGLSQAAATGALAAAAASANPAAAAANLLATYASEASASGSTAGGTAGTFALGSLAAATAATNGYFGAASPLAASAILGTEKSTDGSKDVVEIAVPENLVGAILGKGGKTLVEYQELTGARIQISKKGEFVPGTRNRKVTITGTPAATQAAQYLITQRITYEQGVRAANPQKVG
- the NOVA1 gene encoding RNA-binding protein Nova-1 isoform X1 encodes the protein MMAAAPIQQNGTHTGVPIDLDPPDSRKRPLEAPPEAGSTKRTNTGEDGQYFLKVLIPSYAAGSIIGKGGQTIVQLQKETGATIKLSKSKDFYPGTTERVCLIQGTVEALNAVHGFIAEKIREMPQNVAKTEPVSILQPQTTVNPDRIKQTLPSSPTTTKSSPSDPMTTSRANQVKIIVPNSTAGLIIGKGGATVKAIMEQSGAWVQLSQKPDGINLQERVVTVSGEPEQNRKAVELIIQKIQEDPQSGSCLNISYANVTGPVANSNPTGSPYANTAEVLPTAAAAAGLLGHANLAGVAAFPAVLSGFTGNDLVAITSALNTLASYGYNLNTLGLGLSQAAATGALAAAAASANPAAAAANLLATYASEASASGSTAGGTAGTFALGSLAAATAATNGYFGAASPLAASAILGTEKSTDGSKDVVEIAVPENLVGAILGKGGKTLVEYQELTGARIQISKKGEFVPGTRNRKVTITGTPAATQAAQYLITQRITYEQGVRAANPQKVG